The Paenibacillus swuensis genome contains the following window.
AATACGGAAGAACGAATAAGGAAGAAGTCAATTTGGATTGCCATGTGCTCTTTAACATCGGAAACCTCCATTCTTTATGAAAAATGCAGAAGAACGGAAAGCCGTTCCCGGCCTCCACGTTCTTCCCTTGATCATGCTGCCGTCAGGAGGCGGCTTTTACTTCTTCATCGCCTGTCTGGATTTCGCTGCCGCGTCGTCCATCGCCTTTTGAGCATCCTTCTTACCCAGTAACGCGCTGCTCAGCTCGCCCCAGATCGGATCGGAGATCGTAGCCCAGTTCAATACATTCGGAGCGAACTGAACGTGGTCGAACGACTTGGCTACATTGCTCTGTATTTCCAACGCTTTGAATTCTTCGCTTTCCAGCATCGCTTTGGAAGCTACCGCTTGACCGGAAGCTGCCCAATCCATCGAATTGGAAGCCACATATTTCAGGAAGTCGCCGATACCCGCAACCACATTAGCGTCCGTTACAGTCTTCGGCACGACAAAGTTATGCGAACCTGCGAAAACCGCTTGCTTGGCTTTACCGATTTGCGGAACCGGCGCCACACCGTAGTTTAAGCCCGCTTCGTCAAATTGGCCTTTCATCCAAGGGCCGTTGAACTGAATCGCGTTCTTGCCTTGCAGGAAGAGTGTGTTTTCGCCGTCTTGCTGAACATCTCCCGGGGATACGCCTTTCTCGACCAATCCGCGCAACCACTGCACCATCTCCACAGCTTCAGGAGAATTGTAAGCTACATCTGTGCCGTTCCAAAGCTCTCCGCCATTCTGCCACACCAGTGTCGGGAAGATGAATTGTTGCGGCCACAGTGTCGGCAATACATAACCGTAAACGCCTTTGCTTTTGTCCGTTAATTTTTCTACGGCTGCTTCAAATTCCGCACGGTTCGTCGGCGCCGCCGTAATGCCGGCTTTCTCAAACAAATCTTTGTTGTAGTACATCACCAGCGGATGGACATCCAGCGGAATACCGTACCACTTACCCTCGATTGTTGCGTATTTCACCGGAGCATCTACATAATCTTCTTTCTTCACGCCTGCGGTCGCGGCCAATTCATCCATCGGATTCAGCTGACCTTTGTTAACGTAAGTAGGAATCTGATCGACGTGCATAACCGCTAATTCCGGACTTTCTTTACCTGTGCTCAGCGCTACGTCCAATTGCTTGTAGTACTCGCCGTTTGGTTGCACGACCATCTTCAGCTTGTATTGATCTTGTGATGAGTTGTACTTTTCCACAATCTTCTTCATGAACTCGCCGTCCGCACCAGAGAACGGAGTCCAGAACAAGATATCGGTTTTGCCTTTACCTCCGCTTGCGGCTGTATTTCCTGAAGCCTCATTGCCTCCGTTGTTGCCGCCGTTCGCGTTTCCGCAACCTGTGACGATCACCAGACATAACACAATGAAAGCCATTGCTACACTTTTGAACCCTTTGCTCATGCGCATGTACAATCCCCCGTTTGTTTCATTATAGTTAGAATAAGAAGGTTGCCTTCTGTTTATTATTCTAGCGGGGCGCAAGCTTCCATCCCATGTCGCTTTTTTGGATGAGATGGACATATTTTTGGATATGCCAAACTTATACGTTCCGCTGCTTCCCAAAAAAATAGCGATGCACCTAAGTGCACCGCTGCCTCTCGAACTTTATTTCCCTTCGTTAATCGCTTTGATCACTTCTAACGGAATCTTCGGCTGTCTGTCGTACGTCAGCAACCCGTTGATCTCCTGTTCCACATCCGTAAGTTGTGTGTAGCAATAACCTTGCACGACACCGGAGTAAATCATCGGGTGAATGACATTTCGCAGCTTCTCTTCAAAGTCTTCATCGCTGGAAGCTCCGGAGTAGCCCCAGCCTTCCCAATCGCTTTTCTTGTAGGCGATACCGCCGAATTCGGTAACCATCACAGGCTGACCGTCATAATCATAACCTTCCACGCTTAATCTTCGATTCGCGGGCATTGCGGATACAGCTTTCTCTACCGTGCTATAGCGATCTTCCAACACTTCTTTTCTCCACTCATAATCATGAATATTGAACAAGTCCGTCTTGACCATCTCCCAGCCGTCATTCGATACGACCAGACGGGTAGGATCCAATGATTTAGTCAGATGATACATGGCAAGCGCATGTTGCTGCTGCTCCTGATCGACTTGTATATTCGGTACGCCCCAGCTCTCGTTTAACGGTACCCAAACCGCGATACAAGGATGATTGAAATCCCGGTCCATCGCTTCCTGCCATTCCTTCGTAAATCTGCGGACATATTCCTGCGAATAATCATAAGCATTTGCCGCTTCCCCCCACACAAGCAAGCCGAGCTTGTCACACCAGTACATAAAGCGAGGGTCCTCCACCTTCTGATGCTTTCTCGCGCCGTTAAAGCCCATTTCCTTCATCAGTTCAACATCCCGCTTGATAGCTTCGTCACTTGGAGGCGTCAGGTTCCCATCGGGGAAATAACCTTGATCCAGCACCATTTTCAACAGATAAGGACGGTTATTCAAGTTAAATTTTCCGCTCTCCAACGAAATCTTCCGCATGCCGAAGTAACTTGTCACACGATCCGTTTCTTGTCCGTCAACGGTCACTACGTACTCTACATCATATAAATTCGGACGCTCCGGCGACCAGAAACGATCCATAGAATGGTCGTTTAAGCCCACCAAGGATACGGTACGGGATTGTTCAGGAACATTCACCCGGTAGGTATCTTGCGTAATTTCTTTCCCTGCAAATGAGATGGTAACCCGCAGTTGAACATTCCTTGTTGTTCGTTCTTCCAACCCGTTCATAAACGTGCGGATCGAAATTTCATTCTTATCGATATCCGAAATGTACTTTACTTTGCCCAAATGAACCGGAGACACCGCCTCGAGCCACACCGATTGCCAAATGCCTGTGGTTCGGGTATAGAAGATGGAACGGGATTTCTCTTCCCAGAACTGCTTGCCTCGAGGCAGAAAGACATCCTTGCCGTAATCTACCGCTTTAACAACAATCGTATTGTCTCCTTCGACAAGCGCGTTTGTAATATCCGCTTGAAACGGCGTATGCCCGCCTTCGTGCGCGGCCACAAGCTCCCCGTTAACCCAGACGCTCGCTTCGTAATCCACCGCACCGAAGTGAATGATGGTTCTCTTCCCGTTAAAGGTCTCAGGCAGATTCACTTGCCGACGGTACCAAACCACATCATGAAAGGATGGATCGGCAATGCCGCTTAGTTCACTCTCAAATGTAAACGGCACCTGAATCTTCTTCGTGAAAGCTTTATCGCGCTTATGCCATTTCTCGGCATCGCCTGTACGTTGGTCGTCGAATTCAAATTCCCACTCCCCGTTCAGGCACAACCAGGCATCCCGGTGTAATTGGGGACGGGGGTATTCACTTCGGGGTAATGTTGCTGTTTCTGGTAAAATAACTGACATGAGTATAACCTCCATTAGTTAACTTATAAATTTATTATATAACGTCATGATTACTTTATGGCCTTATTTTAAGTGTATAACACAAAAACGTCAACAACTAAGTTGATTAGTTAACCTTTAGGTTATATAATGGATATACGATGAGAAGGTGAGGTCTAATTTTGAACATACAAGTCAGTACTAAGCATATGTCTCTGCTCGAATGTTTTTCATCCGAAACGCGGGTGCGTATTATAGAGTTGTTAAATTCCAAATCCATGAATATTAAGGAGCTGGCGGAACAACTGAATGTCTCCTCGGCCATCATTACCAAACATATACAGAAGCTCGAAGAGGCAGGCATTCTGCGAACACATAACGCGGCAGGTGTCCGCGGGACCCAGAAAATCTGTTCATTGGCACTGGATTCGCTGACTTTACAGCTTCGCACATCAGCCGCCGTTCCCGAACCATTGAAATATACAGTTGAAATACCCATCGGCCAATACGCGGATTACCTCGTACAGCCCACTTGCGGCCTGGTCTCAGAGTCTAAAGTCATCGGTATGTTCGATGATCCCCGTTATTTTTCTGATCCTGAGCGGATGACGGCGGCTCATTTATGGTTCGGCAGCGGATACGTGGAGTACCGTGTTCCCAACTATCTGCACAGCGGGCAAAAGCCGCGTCATCTGGAGTTTTCATTCGAGATTTGTTCCGAAGCGCCTAGTTATAATGAAAATTGGCCGTCAGACATCACCTTTTATGTAAATGAAGTGGAACTTGGCATGTGGACATGTCCCGGCGACTTCGGCAGCAAACGAGGTATATTTACGCCAAGATGGTGGGATATCGGGACCCAACACGGGTTGTTGAAGACCTTGTCCGTTCAGCAAGACGGCACTTACCTCGACGGCGTGAAGCTTTCGGAGAAAGGGTTGAATCACTTGCCCCTGCGTTACGGGGAGGATATCCGTTTACGGTTGGCGTCACTGGAATCTTCGCGCCATTGCGGGGGCATGAACCTCTTCGGCAAAGGTTTTGGCAATTACGATCAAGATATCGTCGTCACTATACATTATGAGGAAACCGACGGAGTATCCCGACCTATTGTTTCCTAATGCCCGGTTAGGTGTATATCCTTTGTAGAACAACTATAAGTTTAGTCTATACAAAGGAGCGGTCATCATGAAGATTACAGGAAAGCTTTCAACTGTCGCGTTAACGGTTGCTCTTGCTATTGGTCTAGCCGGCTGCGGCAGTAACGACGAGAATGTAGTGGACACGCCTCAAGGCAATGCAAGTGAACCGGGCAGTAACCCTGGTGTGAATTCCGGAGGAACGGATGACAAAGGCTTGCAATCGGGAACTGACGGCAAGACAGATGCCAATTCGGGTAAATCAACGGACCAAAAATCAGACAGTGCGGATCGCACAGGCGATACTGCCAACTAACA
Protein-coding sequences here:
- a CDS encoding ABC transporter substrate-binding protein; this translates as MRMSKGFKSVAMAFIVLCLVIVTGCGNANGGNNGGNEASGNTAASGGKGKTDILFWTPFSGADGEFMKKIVEKYNSSQDQYKLKMVVQPNGEYYKQLDVALSTGKESPELAVMHVDQIPTYVNKGQLNPMDELAATAGVKKEDYVDAPVKYATIEGKWYGIPLDVHPLVMYYNKDLFEKAGITAAPTNRAEFEAAVEKLTDKSKGVYGYVLPTLWPQQFIFPTLVWQNGGELWNGTDVAYNSPEAVEMVQWLRGLVEKGVSPGDVQQDGENTLFLQGKNAIQFNGPWMKGQFDEAGLNYGVAPVPQIGKAKQAVFAGSHNFVVPKTVTDANVVAGIGDFLKYVASNSMDWAASGQAVASKAMLESEEFKALEIQSNVAKSFDHVQFAPNVLNWATISDPIWGELSSALLGKKDAQKAMDDAAAKSRQAMKK
- a CDS encoding glycoside hydrolase family 2 protein is translated as MSVILPETATLPRSEYPRPQLHRDAWLCLNGEWEFEFDDQRTGDAEKWHKRDKAFTKKIQVPFTFESELSGIADPSFHDVVWYRRQVNLPETFNGKRTIIHFGAVDYEASVWVNGELVAAHEGGHTPFQADITNALVEGDNTIVVKAVDYGKDVFLPRGKQFWEEKSRSIFYTRTTGIWQSVWLEAVSPVHLGKVKYISDIDKNEISIRTFMNGLEERTTRNVQLRVTISFAGKEITQDTYRVNVPEQSRTVSLVGLNDHSMDRFWSPERPNLYDVEYVVTVDGQETDRVTSYFGMRKISLESGKFNLNNRPYLLKMVLDQGYFPDGNLTPPSDEAIKRDVELMKEMGFNGARKHQKVEDPRFMYWCDKLGLLVWGEAANAYDYSQEYVRRFTKEWQEAMDRDFNHPCIAVWVPLNESWGVPNIQVDQEQQQHALAMYHLTKSLDPTRLVVSNDGWEMVKTDLFNIHDYEWRKEVLEDRYSTVEKAVSAMPANRRLSVEGYDYDGQPVMVTEFGGIAYKKSDWEGWGYSGASSDEDFEEKLRNVIHPMIYSGVVQGYCYTQLTDVEQEINGLLTYDRQPKIPLEVIKAINEGK
- a CDS encoding ArsR/SmtB family transcription factor, which translates into the protein MNIQVSTKHMSLLECFSSETRVRIIELLNSKSMNIKELAEQLNVSSAIITKHIQKLEEAGILRTHNAAGVRGTQKICSLALDSLTLQLRTSAAVPEPLKYTVEIPIGQYADYLVQPTCGLVSESKVIGMFDDPRYFSDPERMTAAHLWFGSGYVEYRVPNYLHSGQKPRHLEFSFEICSEAPSYNENWPSDITFYVNEVELGMWTCPGDFGSKRGIFTPRWWDIGTQHGLLKTLSVQQDGTYLDGVKLSEKGLNHLPLRYGEDIRLRLASLESSRHCGGMNLFGKGFGNYDQDIVVTIHYEETDGVSRPIVS